Proteins encoded within one genomic window of Bombus terrestris chromosome 11, iyBomTerr1.2, whole genome shotgun sequence:
- the LOC100650610 gene encoding phosphatidylinositol N-acetylglucosaminyltransferase subunit C, whose protein sequence is MTVELQWQKNLYENYGLPDNYTDNSFLEQLRKIKPNNVTLIEAITFGASICIQLNIVILFVIIFIWLYNEWASPDIIFVFGVIFTILGYFIYCLKEVSTLIEFTKHVRTVLIFLTFGYILSPVLKTLTDTISTDTIYAMTILMFLVHLIFSKYGPLQISLSDSLSITSSIFGSLMLASRLASPLHAFSLLTVSVQCFVLLPFLMHKLTSKILISSLLTLNTLYFLQLVSQTLSYVFIATILLLHFICPYWYVRCQKYKDNIYGPWDEAVITS, encoded by the coding sequence ATGACAGTAGAGCTACAATGGCAGaagaatttatatgaaaattatggGCTACCGGATAATTATACGGATAATTCATTCTTAGAACAATtacgcaaaataaaaccaaataaTGTAACATTAATCGAAGCAATAACTTTCGGTGCCAGCATATGCATTCAGCTAAATATTGTCAttctttttgttattatatttatttggttATACAATGAATGGGCCAGCCCTGATATCATATTTGTATTTGGGGTAATATTCACAATATTgggttattttatatattgtttgaAAGAGGTAAGTACTTTGATAGAGTTCACAAAACATGTTAGAACTGTATTGATTTTTCTTACATTTGGATATATTTTGTCACCTGTTTTGAAAACTTTAACGGATACCATCAGTACAGATACAATTTATGCCATGACAATATTAATGTTCTTGgtacatttaatatttagtaagtACGGTCCTTTACAGATCTCTTTGTCCGATTCTTTGTCCATAACATCTTCAATATTTGGTTCCTTAATGTTAGCATCCAGATTGGCATCTCCTTTACATGCCTTTTCTCTTCTCACTGTATCTGTTCAGTGTTTTGTTTTATTACCGTTTTTAATGCATAAATTAACTAGCAAAATACTGATTTCAAGTCTTTTAAcattaaatacattatattttcttCAACTAGTTTCACAAACTCTTTCTTATGTATTTATTGCAACTATAttacttttacattttatttgccCTTATTGGTATGTAAGATGCCAGAAGtataaagataatatttatgGGCCATGGGATGAGGCTGTTATTACTTCttag
- the LOC100650368 gene encoding NF-X1-type zinc finger protein NFXL1, translated as MQKFRQAQAENKIAINKHLEANAYLESSSEDEDDRNEEDIQNIVGKVISAYQGKEADAEKILSYLINVFQSGNAVCLICISTVKRADPIWNCNKCFAFLHLSCILHWIQDSLNVKREKGITSIWGCPKCRMEYNQDDIPRNYKCFCKKTIDPPYSPWNIPHSCGETCDKLLQPECGHKCVLLCHPGPCPPCAKTVSIKCYCGKQMPQQRRCNAKEWSCGTECNKEYKLCPHTCKEVCHSGECPPCPEILLLECHCKSNKELKQCSEGLWTCNKLCGRPLSCNVHICQSKCHLIGDCGPCPLEKNRTCPCGKKRYAISCKQEQLPTCGDTCGKLLNCGSHYCNMRCHTDRCGQCLEVVTKSCRCGSYQKEIACGKEFHCNKKCMQMRLCGRHLCNKKCCDCLIKNTYNVCEKVCDNALNCRKHKCAAPCHSGPCYPCARTDVIQCRCGYNKITVPCGMVKKIKPPSCNKPCKIPPICHHPKRETHKCHQGHCPPCKKICGMVYKRCGHFCVAVCHTKVWLKVSKNDIKMQPAGPWDIQKETYQLKTLPCPPCEVSVQVTCLGGHETRPWPCHMARPTSCGRLCGKTLLCTNHTCELICHKIPSSEENKNGTPCMECEKPCLLPRPQGCTHLCSEPCHPAPCSPCKQLVKIPCHCGISTLYHRCSELTSAKAERRNELLKCGNQCPKNYPCGHRCINDCHPGPCKNGKECNKKVKLFCVCRRIKKDFICSVVQKEKISIKCDDICAKLINEKRQAEATLLEQKRQAEEIRNQQEIEKFERKFKPRRKGKDKFDKKQLQNETCNNYRKYWILGILICTIGIVIFYMTAQQL; from the exons atgCAGAAATTTAGACAAGCTCAAGcagaaaataaaatagcaattaaTAAACATCTAGAAGCAAATGCTTATCTAGAATCTTCCAGTGAGGATGAAGATGATAGAAATGAAGaggatatacaaaatatagttgGAAAAGTAATATCTGCCTACCAAGGCAAAGAGGCAGATGcagaaaaaattttatcatatttaattaatgtttttCAATCTGGCAATGCtgtttgtttaatatgtatttCAACTGTAAAAAGAGCAGATCCA ATTTGGAATTGTAACAAGTGTTTTGCTTTTCTACATCTGTCTTGCATTTTGCATTGGATACAGGATAGTTTGAATGTTAAACGCGAGAAAGGTATCACATCAATATGGGGATg TCCAAAATGTCGTATGGAATATAATCAAGATGACATTCCTCGTAATTATAAATGCTTTTGTAAAAAAACCATAGATCCCCCATATAGTCCATGGAATATTCCACATTCCTGTGGAGAAACATGCGACAAACTGCTGCAACCAGAATGTGGTCACAAATGTGTTTTGCTTTGCCATCCTGGACCATGTCCTCCTTGTGCAAAGACAGTATCTATTAAATGCTACTGTGGCAAACAAATGCCTCAACAACGACGATGCAATGCCAAAGAATGGAGTTGTGGTACTGAATGTAACAAAGAGTATAAGTTATGTCCACACACTTGCAAAGAAGTGTGTCACTCAGGGGAATGTCCTCCTTGTCCAGAAATATTATTACTAGAATGCCACTGTAAGAGTAACAAAGAATTAAAGCAATGCTCTGAAGGTCTATGGACTTGTAATAAACTTTGTGGTAGACCTCTTTCTTGTAATGTTCACATATGTCAAAGTAAATGTCATTTAATTGGCGACTGTGGACCCTGTCCATTGGAGAAGAATAGAACCTGTCCTTGTGGGAAAAAACGTTATGCCATTTCTTGCAAACAAGAACAGCTACCCACATGTGGAGATACAtgtggaaaattattaaattgtgGTTCGCATTATTGTAATATGAGATGTCATACAGATCGTTGCGGGCAATGTTTAGAGGTAGTCACAAAATCGTGTAGATGTGGCAGCTATCAGAAAGAAATTGCATGTGGCAAAGAATTCCATTGCAATAAAAAGTGCATGCAAATGCGGTTGTGCGGAAGACATTTGTGTAATAAGAAATGCTGCGACTGCTTGATTAAAAACACATATAATGTGTGCGAAAAAGTATGCGATAATGCTTTAAACTGCCGCAAACACAAATGTGCTGCTCCTTGTCATAGCGGCCCTTGTTATCCGTGCGCACGAACTGACGTCATTCAATGTAGATGTGGATATAATAAGATAACAGTACCATGTGGTATGGTAAAAAAGATCAAGCCACCATCTTGCAATAAGCCATGTAAAATACCTCCAATTTGCCATCATCCCAAACGAGAAACCCACAAATGCCATCAAGGTCACTGTCCACCTTGCAAAAAGATTTGCGGTATGGTATATAAACGATGTGGTCATTTTTGTGTAGCTGTTTGCCACACAAAAGTGTGGCTAAAGGTGAGCAAAAATGACATAAAGATGCAACCAGCAGGACCATGGGACATACAAAAGGAAACTTATCAGCTAAAAACATTACCATGTCCACCATGTGAAGTTTCTGTACAAGTTACATGTTTAGGAGGACATGAAACGCGTCCATGGCCTTGTCACATGGCTAGACCTACGTCTTGCGGAAGATTGTGTGGAAAAACGTTATTATGCACGAATCATACATGCGAATTGATTTGCCATAAAATACCATCAtctgaagaaaataaaaatggtaCCCCGTGTATGGAGTGTGAAAAACCATGTTTGCTTCCACGACCACAAGGATGCACACATTTATGCTCAGAACCTTGTCATCCTGCACCATGTAGCCCTTGCAAACAATTAGTTAAAATTCCATGCCATTGTGGTATAAGCACTTTATATCATAGATGTTCTGAATTAACATCGGCTAAAGCTGAAAGACGTAATGAATTGCTCAAATGCGGGAATCAATGCcccaaaaat TATCCTTGTGGACATCGATGTATAAATGATTGTCATCCTGGTCCATGCAAGAATGGAAAGGAATGCAACAAGAAGGTGAAGCTGTTTTGCGTGTGCAGACGTATTAAGAAAGATTTTATCTGTTCCGTAgtgcagaaagagaaaatttctataaaatgcGATGATATTTGTGCCAAACTAATAAACGAAAAACGTCAAGCCGAAGCTACTTTATTAGAACAAAAGCGGCAAGCTGAAGAAATACGTAATCAAcaagaaatagagaaatttgAACGAAAATTTAAACCCCGTCGAAAGGGAAAggataaatttgataaaaaacaaTTACAAAATGAGACatgtaataattatagaaaatattggaTTTTAGGCATTTTAATATGTACAATaggtatagtaatattttacatGACTGCCCAACAATTGTGA
- the LOC100650491 gene encoding pre-mRNA-processing factor 6, whose product MAGTSVSLSTRNKKHFLGVPAPLGYVAGVGRGATGFTTRSDIGPARDANDVSDDRHAPPTKRTKKKEEEEEDEEDLNDSNYDEFSGYGGSLFSKDPYDKDDEEADAIYEAIDKRMDEKRKEYREKRLREELERYRQERPKIQQQFSDLKRELVNVAEEEWKNVPEVGDARNRKQRNPRAEKFTPLPDSVLARNLGGETSTSIDPSSGLASMMPGVATPGMLTPTGDLDLRKIGQARNTLMNVKLNQVSDSVEGQTVVDPKGYLTDLQSMIPTYGGDINDIKKARLLLKSVRETNPNHPPAWIASARLEEVTGKVQAARNLIMKGCEVNPTSEDLWLEAARLQPPDTAKAVIAQSVRHIPTSVRIWIKAADLETETKAKRRVYRKALEHIPNSVRLWKAAVELEEPEDARILLSRAVECCPTSVDLWLALARLETYDNARKVLNKARENIPTDRQIWTTAAKLEEANGNKHMVEKIIDRAISSLSANGVEINREHWFKEAMEAEKAGAVHTCQVIVKAIIGFGVEEEDRKHTWMEDAETCAQQGALECARAVYAYALSTFPSKKSIWLRAAYFEKTYGTRESLESLLQRAVAHCPKSEVLWLMGAKSKWLAGDVPAARGILSLAFQANPNSEEIWLAAVKLESENSEYERARRLLAKARASAPTPRVMMKSAKLEWALNNLDAALLLLKEALEAFDDFPKLWLMKGQIEEQQGNLDKALETYNQAIKKCPTSIPLWRLLAQLEHRKGQVTKARSVLEKARLKNPKNPELWLEAIRNELKTGGVRDMANTLMAKALQECPTSGLLWAEAIFMEPRPQRKTKSVDALKKCEHDPHVLLAVSKLFWCEHKISKCRDWFNRTVKIDPDLGDAWAYFYKFELLNGTEEQQEDVKKRCIVAEPHHGENWCKVSKNIANWCLNTDQILVLVAKDLPIPI is encoded by the exons ATGGCAGGTACATCGGTTTCGTTATCAACGagaaataaaaaacattttttggGTGTTCCGGCACCTTTAGGATATGTTGCTGGTGTTGGAAGAGG AGCTACTGGATTTACAACTAGATCTGATATCGGTCCAGCTCGTGATGCTAACGATGTTTC GGATGATAGACATGCTCCACCAacaaaaagaacaaagaaaaaagaagaagaagaagaagatgaagaggaTTTGAATGATTCTAATTATGATGAATTTTCTGGATATGGAGGATCTTTATTCAGTAAA GATCCATATGATAAGGATGATGAAGAAGCTGATGCTATTTATGAGGCAATTGACAAACGAATGGATGAAAAGCGTAAAGAATATAGAGAAAAAAGACTTAGAGAAGAGTTAGAAAGGTATCGTCAAGAACGTCCTAAAATACAACAACAATTTTCTGACTTGAAAAGGGAATTAGTAAATGTAGCCGAGGAAGAATGGAAAAATGTCCCAGAAGTCGGTGATGCTAGAAATCGAAAGCAACGAAACCCACGGGCGGAAAAATTTACACCATTACCGGATTCCGTCCTTGCACGAAATTTAGGAGGAGAAACATCTACCAGTATAGATCCATCAAGTGGTTTGGCATCAATGATGCCTGGTGTAGCGACACCCGGAATGTTAACACCAACAGGAGACttagatttaagaaaaattggaCAAGCTAGAAATACTTTAATGAATGTCAAGTTGAATCAGGTTTCTGATTCTGTAGAAGGGCAAACTGTTGTTGATCCTAAGGGTTATCTCACAGATTTGCAAAGTATGATACCAACATATGGTGGTGATATCAA TGATATCAAGAAAGCTAGGTTGTTACTAAAATCTGTAAGGGAGACAAATCCTAATCATCCACCAGCATGGATCGCTTCTGCTCGTTTAGAGGAAGTTACCGGGAAAGTGCAAGCTGCACGGAATTTAATAATGAAAGGCTGTGAAGTGAACCCTACGTCGGAAGATTTATGGTTAGAAGCGGCTAGGCTGCAGCCACCAGATACAGCTAAAGCTGTAATTGCACAATCTGTACGGCACATACCAACGTCTGTTAGAATTTGGATAAAAGCGGCGGATTTAGAAACAGAAACAAAAGCGAAAAGAAGAGTATATCGCAAAGCATTAGAGCATATTCCAAATTCAGTGAGATTATGGAAAGCTGCAGTGGAATTAGAAGAACCAGAAGACGCACGAATTTTGCTCAGTCGAGCAGTCGAGTGCTGTCCAACCAGTGTAGATCTATGGCTTGCTCTTGCTCGATTGGAAACTTATGATAATGCTAGGAAAGTTCTTAACAAAGCAAGAGAAAATATTCCAACAGATAGACAAATCTGGACAACAGCCGCAAAATTGGAAGAAGCAAACGGAAATAAACATATGGTAGAGAAAATTATCGATCGTGCAATATCTTCTTTGAGCGCGAACGGAGTGGAAATTAATAGAGAACACTGGTTTAAAGAAGCTATGGAGGCTGAAAAAGCTGGAGCAGTACATACATGTCAAGTTATTGTTAAGGCAATTATTGGTTTTGGAGTGGAAGAAGAAGACAGGAAACATACGTGGATGGAAGACGCAGAAacc TGCGCTCAACAAGGGGCACTAGAATGTGCTAGAGCAGTCTACGCTTATGCGTTATCGACATTCCCTAGTAAGAAGTCTATTTGGTTACGTGCAGCTTACTTTGAGAAAACTTATGGAACGCGAGAGTCTTTAGAATCTTTGCTTCAAAGAGCAGTTGCTCACTGTCCAAAGAGTGAAGTACTTTGGCTTATGGGCGCAAAATCGAAGTGGTTGGCT GGTGATGTTCCAGCAGCAAGAGGTATTTTATCACTTGCGTTTCAAGCAAATCCAAATTCGGAGGAGATTTGGTTAGCAGCCGTGAAGCTAGAATCAGAAAATTCTGAATACGAAAGAGCTAGACGGTTGCTCGCGAAAGCAAGAGCGTCTGCACCAACTCCTAGAGTTATGATGAAAAGCGCAAAATTAGAATGGGCTTTGAATAATCTCGACGCAGCCTTACTGCTTCTGAAAGAAGCTCTAGAAGCATTCGATGATTTCCCGAAACTATGGCTAATGAAAGGGCAGATCGAAGAACAGCAAGGAAACTTGGACAAAGCTTTGGAAACATACAATCAAGCT ataaaaaAATGTCCCACTTCTATTCCACTATGGCGTTTATTAGCACAATTAGAGCACAGAAAGGGTCAAGTTACTAAAGCTAGGTCAGTTCTGGAGAAGGCTCGCCTAAAAAATCCGAAGAATCCAGAGCTTTGGTTAGAAGCTATCAGAAATGAATTAAAAACTGGTGGTGTTAGAGATATGGCAAATACGCTTATGGCAAAAGCACTTCAAGAATGTCCAACGTCTGGTTTACTTTGGGCAGAGGCAATTTTTATGGAACCTCGACCACAGAGGAAAACTAAAAGCGTTGATGCTTTGAAAAAGTGCGAGCATGATCCACACGTGCTTCTTGCAGTATCTAA attATTCTGGTGTGAacataaaatttcgaaatgtcGTGACTGGTTCAATCGAACAGTGAAGATAGATCCAGATTTGGGAGATGCGTGggcatatttttacaaatttgagCTTCTAAACGGTACAGAAGAGCAACAAGAAGATGTAAAGAAAAGATGCATTGTTGCAGAACCCCATCATGGTGAAAATTGGTGTAAAGTATCAAAGAATATAGCGAACTGGTGTTTGAATACTGATCAAATTTTAGTATTAGTTGCAAAAGATTTACCGATtccaatataa
- the LOC100649938 gene encoding thymosin beta isoform X1, whose protein sequence is MSNPSLKDLPKVALDLKSELEGFNHGCMKKAATAEKNVLPSAEDVRQERQHSELIHDVETFKPDQLKHADTKEKIILPNAKDVAAEKTQQTLMSGIETFDPSSLKHTETQEKIFLPDMDVIQQEKEKQELISDIENFNPAKLKHAETLEKNPLPTKEAIDAEKIAA, encoded by the exons ATGTCGAATCCGTCGTTGAAAGACCTGCCAAAAGTAGCCTTAGACTTGAAAAGCGAGTTAGAAGGTTTCAATCATGGCTGTATGAAGAAAGCCGCGACCGCTGAAAAGAACGTTCTACCTTCCGCTGAAG ACGTGCGACAAGAACGACAACATTCTGAATTAATCCACGATGTGGAGACGTTTAAACCAGATCAATTGAAACATGCCGATACGAAAGAGAAGATCATATTACCCAATGCCAAAG ATGTAGCTGCGGAGAAGACTCAACAAACGCTTATGTCAGGCATCGAGACATTTGACCCAAGCAGTCTGAAGCACACTGAAACTCAAGAAAAGATTTTCCTACCTGATATGGATG TGATCCagcaggaaaaagaaaagcaagagCTGATCTCTGACATTGAGAATTTCAATCCCGCAAAATTGAAACATGCGGAAACGCTTGAGAAAAATCCCTTGCCTACCAAAGAAG cAATCGACGCAGAAAAGATAGCTGCTTAA
- the LOC100649938 gene encoding thymosin beta isoform X2 — protein MSNPSLKDLPKVALDLKSELEGFNHGCMKKAATAEKNVLPSAEDVAAEKTQQTLMSGIETFDPSSLKHTETQEKIFLPDMDVIQQEKEKQELISDIENFNPAKLKHAETLEKNPLPTKEAIDAEKIAA, from the exons ATGTCGAATCCGTCGTTGAAAGACCTGCCAAAAGTAGCCTTAGACTTGAAAAGCGAGTTAGAAGGTTTCAATCATGGCTGTATGAAGAAAGCCGCGACCGCTGAAAAGAACGTTCTACCTTCCGCTGAAG ATGTAGCTGCGGAGAAGACTCAACAAACGCTTATGTCAGGCATCGAGACATTTGACCCAAGCAGTCTGAAGCACACTGAAACTCAAGAAAAGATTTTCCTACCTGATATGGATG TGATCCagcaggaaaaagaaaagcaagagCTGATCTCTGACATTGAGAATTTCAATCCCGCAAAATTGAAACATGCGGAAACGCTTGAGAAAAATCCCTTGCCTACCAAAGAAG cAATCGACGCAGAAAAGATAGCTGCTTAA
- the LOC100649818 gene encoding uncharacterized protein LOC100649818: protein MEISPRKPLKRTQEPIDEWLQNEGYFRKHAPRDPTCLFRAVSEQVYLTQHYHIRVRKECVEFMRKTKHLFSEGISIPFEDYLEQMICFTEWGGMTEIQAMSLLYKREFIIFSSQKQANHNVTNNGFKDIIYLCHTPQKQYESIYTKDFVANAAFCQSIVYQVLYKDVFQMANIEGTVHKMLHDRTATFRHDKFFLKGNLEIRDQLAAEIYNKIDNGTDEVDDARAVIKNIPPFPYRIAKALDPNIYRNTDFDIWHEIRREVKNAGWTRHNSHELQIGGKCLVQVDFNEEDFDKTNNNSIYVSSLGKDVNDNDTKILQKKSNDPIFYYGHIQEMGKSQGPVLVFIEELGEKRIVPYSALKPLPLKKNKQANWLPVCKKNLLLDSNQKWRKACSASSRKTKDPNMNILSNNIDKNENNDNIVSDINENNFQWKEGSLKVDHQEYENYSMDKCANYSIDNSVEIFSTKMVLDNTQSSTIDIGRQENNKERKEKDSFSHKNSENNCIRNSKSDSATNNDNNVSFNSYSKQKMQKDIYYAPYAGDSNAQIDHMLRSINCSVQKSIDVNGSDLPLSDPFTLRFFYNLGLEYFRGGANWNYLTNVQSPDFGQWYQGASPNEEEITNITNMIQDCTLTQQKKEPNNDQKEIGTQSLYQENENRYVNDIKNTQIQKTEVQRGNDGKETSYSSRDNKLEYANKESSRLNRNGLGPRYKKNSENRHRSATHFSNQYSNNGSNSKLSKLDRDAKEDSMNVQPSQSIHQQLHTPANAMNTYQASYMQQGMYSGLPYYGNEAEAFANPYYSLNPSFIPIPCLSHSDIHDNNNVQPFSPHLCPGMDYAQAYSGLCPPYLCPPPTPYNIPPQNIPEHWYAVAGQPHYMQYAPVLSVPAETTCTGVVQNANQNVPS, encoded by the exons ATGGAAATATCTCCTAGAAAACCATTGAAACGTACGCAAGAACCTATTGATGAATGGTTACAAAATGAAGGATATTTCAGGAAACATGCACCTAGAGATCCAACTTGCTTATTCAGGGCAGTTAGCGAACAAGTTTACTTGACACAACACTATCATATAAGAGTGAGAAAAGAATGTGTGGAGTTCATGAGAAaaacaaaacatttattttcgGAG GGTATATCGATTCCATTTGAAGATTATTTAGAACAAATGATATGTTTTACGGAATGGGGTGGCATGACTGAAATCCAAGCTATGTCGTTACTTTATAAAAGAGAATTCATTATATTTAGTAGTCAAAAGCAAGCAAATCATAATGTTACAAATAAtggttttaaggatataatatatttatgccATACACCACAAAAACAGTATGAAAGTATTTATACAAAGGACTTTGTTGCAAATGCTGCTTTTTGTCAAT cTATTGTCTATCAAGTGTTATATAAAGATGTTTTTCAAATGGCTAATATAGAGGGTACTGTTCATAAAATGTTACATGATAGAACAGCTACATTTAGACATGATAAGTTTTTCCTTAAAGGCAATCTAGAGATCCGAGA cCAATTAGCTGCagagatatataataaaattgacaATGGAACTGATGAGGTTGATGATGCACGGgccgtaataaaaaatataccacCTTTTCCTTATAGAATTGCTAAAGCTCTTGATCCCAATATCTATCGTAATACTGACTTTGATATATGGCATGAAATTAGAAGAG AAGTGAAAAATGCAGGATGGACTAGGCACAATAGTCATGAACTCCAAATTGGTGGCAAATGTTTGGTACAAGTGGACTTTAATGAGGAAGATTTTGACAAAACCAATAATAATAGCATTTATGTGTCTTCTCTTGGAAAGGATGTTAATGATAATGAtacaaaaatattgcaaaagaaAAGCAATGATCCCATATTTTACTATGGTCATATTCAAGAAATGGGTAAAAGTCAGGGACCTGTATTAGTCTTTATTGAAGAGTTAGGAGAAAAAAGGATTGTGCCATATTCAGCTCTTAAACCATTACCtctaaagaaaaataaacaagcTAATTGGCTACCAGTTTGCAAAAAGAATCTACTCTTAGATTCAA ATCAAAAATGGAGAAAAGCATGCAGTGCATCATCACGTAAAACCAAAGATCCTAATATGAACATTTTATctaataatattgataaaaatgaaaataatgataatattgtCAGTGATATTAATGAGAATAATTTTCAGTGGAAGGAAGGATCATT AAAAGTGGATCATCAAGAATATGAGAATTATTCAATGGATAAGTGTGCTAATTACTCAATTGAT aattctgttgaaatattttctacaaaaatgGTTCTTGATAACACTCAGTCTTCTACAATAGATATTGGAAggcaagaaaataataaagaacgtAAAGAAAAAGATTCATTCTCACATAAAAACTCTGAAAATAATTGTATAAGAAATTCAAAATCTGATAGTGCAacgaataatgataataatgtcAGTTTTAACTCGTATTCTAAACAGAAGATGcagaaagatatatattatGCACCATATGCTG gaGATTCTAATGCTCAAATAGATCATATGTTACGTTCTATTAATTGTTCTGTACAAAAAAGTATTGATGTAAATGGTAGTGATTTGCCGCTATCAG ATCCATTCACATTGagatttttttacaatttaggATTAGAG TATTTTCGTGGTGGTGCTAATtggaattatttaacaaatgtaCAGTCGCCTGATTTTGGACAGTGGTATCAAg GTGCATCTCCGAATGaagaagaaattacaaatattacgaATATGATCCAAGATTGTACACTTACGCAACAAAAGAAAGAGCCCAACAATGATCAGAAAGAAATTGGCACGCAATCACTGTaccaagaaaatgaaaatagataCGTAAATGATATCAAAAATACACAAATTCAGAAGACTGAAGTTCAAAGAGGAAATGATGGGAAAGAAACATCGTATTCGTCTCGCGATAATAAATTAGAATATGCAAATAAGGAATCTTCTCGTTTAAATAGAAATGGATTAGGTCCACGATATAAGAAAAATTCAGAGA aTCGACATCGATCTGCTACGCACTTTTCTAATCAATATTCAAACAACGGATCAAACTCTAAACTTTCCAAATTGGATAGAGATGCAAAAGAAGATAGTATGAATGTTCAACCTTCACAATCAATACATCAGCAGCTACACACTCCTGCAAATGCAATGAATACTTATCAAGCGTCTTACATGCAACAAGGCATGTATTCCGGACTGCCGTATTATGGCAATGAAGCAGAAGCATTCGCAAATCCTTACTATTCCCTTAATCCAAGTTTTATACCAATTCCGTGCTTATCACATTCTGATATACATGACAACAACAATGTGCAACCGTTCTCGCCGCATCTGTGTCCTGGAATGGATTATGCACAAGCTTATTCTGGCCTATGCCCGCCATACTTATGCCCTCCGCCAACCCCATATAATATACCTCCACAAAATATACCTGAACACTGGTACGCTGTTGCTGGTCAACCACATTATATGCAGTACGCACCAGTCTTATCTGTACCAGCGGAAACAACTTGCACCGGTGTAGTACAAAATGCTAATCAAAACGTTCCTTCTTAA